From Zingiber officinale cultivar Zhangliang chromosome 5B, Zo_v1.1, whole genome shotgun sequence, the proteins below share one genomic window:
- the LOC121983817 gene encoding uncharacterized protein LOC121983817 produces MGRRKSGGTKAEADGQKSHGLALGTACVVGDRMGVDGEEMEENAESSNLDDSPLIGADNTSAGLRLNAEKKSIHEVSYSFLIHDLLLVAIISTTTLSYQTKLYYSWQQLRMLNTKKIRLSTMDISEMASGDVSFMAPFKLIAERDDYMHLWHTLMSYSLNVKRR; encoded by the exons ATGGGACGGCGAAAAAGCGGCGGCACCAAAGCTGAAGCTGACGGCCAGAAGAGCCATGGGCTCGCCCTGGGCACCGCCTGCGTCGTGGGAGACAGAATGGGGGTGGACGGCGAGGAGATGGAGGAGAATGCCGAGAGCTCCAACCTCGACGACTCGCCGTTGATCGGCGCGGACAACACCAGCGCCGGACTACGACTCAATGCTGAAAAAAAGA GTATCCATGAAGTAAGTTATTCATTTCTGATTCATGATCTACTACTGGTTGCCATCAT ATCAACGACGACATTATCTTACCAGACAAAACTTTACTATTCTTGGCAACAATTGAGGATGCTGAATACAAAGAAGATAAGATTGAGT ACGATGGATATTTCTGAAATGGCATCTGGTGATGTGTCCTTCATGGCTCCTTTCAAACTAATAGCAGAACGCGATGATTACATGCATTTGTGGCATACTTTAATGTCCTATTCACTCAATGTCAAAAGGAGATAA